The genomic window CTGCGCCCGCCGCGGGGCACGATCACGTCGACGCAGCCGCCGAGGCCGGTCAGCATCAGGCCCACCGCCGCCCGGTCGCGGGTCGGCACGAGTTGGATCGCGTCCGCCGGCAGGCCGGTGCGGGCCAGACCCTCGCTCATCGCCGCGGCGATGGCGGTGGCGGTGCGGTGCGAGTCCGAGCCGGCGCGCAGGATCGCGGCGTTGCCGGCCTTGAGGCAGAGCGCGCCGGCATCGGCGGTGACGTTGGGGCGGCTCTCGAAGATGACGCCGACCACGCCGAGCGGCACCGAGATGCGCTCGATCAACAGGCCGTTCGGCCGCTCGAAGGCCGCGAGCTGGCGCCCGATCGGGTCGGGCAGGGCCGAGACCTTCTCCACCGCCTCGGCGATGGCCGCGACCCGGCCCTCGTCGAGTGTCAGCCGGTCGAGGATCGCCTTGGTCTGGCCGGCGGCCCGGGCCGCGGAGACGTCGCGGGCGTTCTCGCGCAGGATGGCCGGGGTGCTCGCGCGGATCTGCTCGGCGATGGCGCGCAGGGCCAGATCCTTGGCCTGCGCCGGGGCAAGCGCCATCGCCCGGCCGGCGGCGCGGGCACGGCGGCCGATCCCGGCCATCAGGGTCGCGAGGTCGTCGGCGTCCGCGACATCGGATTTGAGGTTCAGGACAGGCACGGTCCCGCTTCCCGTCTGGCGCCGGAAGAACGGCGCGATGGTGCATGTGAATGCATGTCGTCCCCCGCCCCTTCGCACGTCGCGGCAGGGTTGAACAAGCGCGGATGTTGCTCCGTCCGGGCCGACGGCCGGAGGATCAGACGCCGATCATCGCCAGATCGTCCCGGTGGATCATCTCCGTACGCCCGGCCTGAGCCGAGGCGGCGGCGATCTCGCGGCTGGAGCGGCCGATGATGGCGGCGGCGTCCGCACTGTCGTAGGCGACGAGGCCGCGCCCGAGGATACGCCCCTCCGGCCCGCGGATCAGCACGGCGTCGCCCTTGGCGAAGCTGCCCTCGATGGCGGTGACGCCGACCGGCAGCAGGCTCGCGCCGCCTTCGAGGGCGCGGGCGGCGCCGGCATCGACGACGAGGGTGCCGGAGGTCTCCAGCGAGCCGGCGATCCAGGTCTTGCGCGCGGCGGTCGGAGTCGAGCCCGACAGGAACCACGTGCAGCGCCCGCCCTCGCGGACGGTGCGCAGCGGGTTCTTCCCCCGCCCGTCGGCGACGACCATGTGGGTGCCGCCGCTCGCCGCGATCTTGGCCGCCTCGACCTTGGTGCGCATGCCCCCGCGCGACAGCTCGGAAGCGGGACCGCCGGCCATCGCTTCGATCTCCGGCGTCACCCGCTCGATCACCGGCAGATGGCGGGCCTGCGGGTCGGTGTGCGGCGGGGCGGTGTAGAGGCCGTCGATGTCGGAGAACAGCACCAGCACGTCGGCGCCGATCATGGTGGCGACCCGGGCGGCCAGCCGATCGTTGTCGCCGTAGCGGATCTCGGCGGTGGCCACCGTGTCGTTCTCGTTGACGACCGGCACCGCGCGCACCTCCAGGAGCTTCTGTACGGTCGCGCGGGCGTTGAGGTAGCGGCGGCGCTCCTCGGTGTCCTTGGGCGTCACCAGCACCTGTCCCGCCACGATGTCGTGGTGGCCGAGCGCCTCGGTCCAGTGGCGGGCGAGCGCGATCTGGCCCACCGCCGCCGAGGCTTGGCTCTCCTCCAGGCGCAGGGTTCCGGGAGGAAGGCCGAGCACCGTCCGCCCCAGGGCGATGGCGCCGGAGGAGACGACGACCACGTCGACGCCGCGCCCGTGCAGATCGGCGATGTCTTCCGCCAGCGCGGCGAGCCACGCGTGGCGCAGGCGCCCGCGCGCACGGTCCACCAGCAGGGCCGAGCCGACCTTGAGGACGACGCGTCGGAAATCTTCGAGGGCAGGGGAGAGAACCACGGTCATGCGGCAGTCGTTACGGCGGTCGTGGCGGGAGGGCTGATGCGAAAGCCCGCTTCCTCTGCATGAAGCGGCCGGCCTTGGCCAGGGCCCGATCCACGCGACGCCTGTTCCCCGGCGAATGGCCGTGTCTGCAACTCATGCGCGCATATGCCGCAAATCGATGATGTAAAATTGAGATTTGCGCATGTTAATTGTAGACAATCGAAGAACGCCGCCGGAGACTCCGAGTTCGCCGGTGGGCACGATTCTCGGCCGCATCGAACCGCAGGAAGAGCGTCGTTGCCGAACCGTCTCCTGATCGTCGAGGACGACTACTTCTGGGCGGATGAACTGAGCCGGGGTCTGGCGAGCGCCGGGGCGATCGTTCTCGGCCCTGCCGCGAGCGTCGCTGCGGCGCTGGAGATCCTCGATCGGGAGCCCTGCGTGGACGCGGCGATCCTCGACATCAAGCTCAGGGGAACGCGAGCCTACGCCGTCGCCGACAGGCTGCTCGAGCGGGCCGTGCCCTTCCTGATCCTGAGCGGCTACGACAGTTCGGACCTGCCGACCGCATACGCCCGCACTCCCTGGCTCGAAAAACCGGTCAGCCTCACCGTAACGCTGAAGGCGCTCGATGCCTTGCTGCCGAGTGATCGGCGCATGCCTGAGCCTCCAGGTTCGCGGCTTCATGGGCGCCGACGGCCCTCCGTCATCAATTCGTCTCCCTGAGCAGCCGCTCGGCGACGACCTTGACCGGCGCGCGCCGACCGATCAGCACCGCGAACCGCGACTGCTCCGGATCCGATTCGAAGCGGGTGCGGGCCCAGGCGACGAGGAATTTCAGGTACTCGGCCCCGAGCAGGCGTGCCACGGAGGGATCGGCCCACCAGCGGCCGAGATCGAGTCCGTCGGCGACGACGGGATAGGGAATCACCGTCTCGTCCTCGTTCAGGGCGTGCCGCAGCTCCACCAGGGTACGGGGCATGTGGTAGTTCGAGGTCACCACCGCGATGATCTCGAACCGGTGACGGCGCATCCAGCGCCGGGTCTCGATGGCGTTGCCGATGGTGTTGCGCGCCCGGTAATCGAGATCGACGCAGCAACTGATCCAGTGCTCCTGGGCCGGGTTGAGCCGCACGATCTCCTCGCGGGTGGTGCGCTCGTTGACGCCGGAGATCAGCAACCGCCGGCCGTGGCCGCCCGCGAGCAGGTCGATGGCATCGCCGATGCGCTGCGAGCCGCCGGTCATGGCGACGATGCCGTCGGCGCCGTCGAGGCTCGGCCGCTCGGCCCGCTCGACCACAGTGACGAAGGCGAGGAAGCCGCCGGCCAGCAGCACCAGTCCGGCCAGGGCGAAACCGAGGAAGGCCCGCAGGGCCCAGGCGCGCCGCCGCGGCGGGACCATCGCCTCAGCCATCCGCGCGATGGGACGCTGCGAAGGGCCGCCGGCCGAGAACGCCGCCCAGGGCCAGCCGAACGCTTCGCAGGCGGCGGCGGAGGGGGTTGCGCCCGGGGACCGGGCCGGGCCGGCCGCCTGTCGGCGGGGCACTTGCGGAGACATGAGGGTCGAGACTGAGGCTCATGAGGGTGTCGTGCGAGGAACTCTCGATCCCCAATGGTTGACGAAAGGTAAACCGGCCCGGGAAGGCGCCGGCCTAACGGAGGAAGCGGCGCACCGTGAACCGCGACACGGACGCCGTGACGACCGAGGCGATCACCCCGATGAGCACGATCAGCGCGTAGCCCTGCCAGCCGATCTGGAACGTGCCGAACAGGGCCTCGATCTCTTCCCCCGCCGGTCCGGAGCGCCACATCCGGGTGACGAGGCCGGCCAGCGCACAGGTCAGCAGCGCGGCGCCGGCGCCGATCGCCCCGCCCCTCAGGCCGAGGCGGAAGAACCGGCTCTGGAAGGCCTTGGCGATGTAGTCGTCGTCGGCCCCGACGAAGTGCAGCACCTCGACCACCTCGCGGTTGCCGGCCATGGCGCCGCGGGTGGCGAAGATCACGGCGAGGCCGGTGGCGAACAGCACCAGCAGGACGACGCCGATGCCGATGCCGGCGAAGGTGTTGGCCATGGTCGAGAGGCGCTGGAGCCAGAGCGCGTGGTCGTCGAGGCTGGCCACGCCCGGCAGGGCGTCCGTGAGCGCGGTGCGCAGGGCGCCGAGATCGGGGTTTCGACCGCTCGCGAGGGTCAGCGCGATCAGCCGCGGCACCGGCAGGTCGGACAGGTCGAGGCCGCTGCCGAGCCAGGGTTCGAGCAGCCGCTCCGACTCGGCCTTGGTGAAGACCCGGGCGCCGACGATGCCGGGTGCCGCGCGGGCGAGCGCCTCGGCCCGCTTCACGTCCGCCTCGATGTCGCGTCCGGCGCCCGGCCGGATCTGCACCGTGACCTCCTGCGCCACGCTGCCCTGCCACTGGGCCGCGCTGGAGACGGCGATCTCGGCCGCGCCGGCGCAGAGCGCGGCGAGGAAGGTGAGGATGGCGATGACCGCGGCGAGCGCCCGGCTCGCCGCGGAGTCCGTCGGGACGAGGGGGGCGTTGCGGCGCAGGTTGGCCGGCAGCGGCGGCTCGGAGGCAGGCTGCGCATGAGCCTGCACATGCGCCTGCGCCTTGGCCGGACGGGCCGAGGACACGGCCTCGGCGGGGGAGCGGACCTCGCTCATCGGCCCTCCACCCGCAGGCGGCCTTCGGACAGCACCATGCGGCGCGCCTCGACGAGATCCATCAGGCTGAAATCGTGGGTGGCGATCACCACCGAGGTGCCGAGCCGGTTCAGTTCCATGAACAGCCGCAGCAGGCGCCGGGCGAGGCTCGGGTCGACGTTGCCGGTCGGCTCGTCGGCGAGCAGCAGCTCCGGCCGGGCGATCAGCGCCCGCGCGATCGCGGCGCGCTGCTTCTCACCGCCGGACAGGAGCGGCGGCAGGACGTGCATGCGCTCGCCGAGTCCGACCCAGCGCAGGAGTTCGACCACCTCCGCCCGGTAGCTCGTCTCGGCCCGCTCCTGCACCCGTAGGGGCAGCGCCACGTTCTCGTAGGTGGTGAGGTGGTCGAGCAGGCGGAAATCCTGGAACACCACGCCCATGCGGCGACGCAGGCCGGTGAGCGCGTCGTTGGAGATGCCGCTCACTTCTTGGCCGAACACCGACACGAGCCCGCGGGTCGGATGCACCGAGAGCAGGATCAGGCGCAGGAGCGTGGTCTTGCCCGCGCCCGAGGGGCCGGTGAGGAACTGGAAGGAGCGCGGCGCGATCTCGAAGCTGACGTCGGACAACACCTCCGGCCCGAGGCCGTAGCGCATGCCGACGCTCTCGAACCGGACGACGGGCTCCTCCGCGCCGGACAGGAGGCTGCCCGTTTTCATCGAAGCCGACAACGCCCGCTCACTCCACGCTTTCGCCCGCACCCGGGTTCCCGTGCCGCATCCGGCTTCACGGCCGGTTAACCCTACTCGGGGAGAACGTTTGTGTCCTTTTCGAGAGCGCGGCAACCCGCTGCCGGGCCCTGGACCTCACTCGAGCCCTCCGCCGCCATGCTGATCGTCTGCCCGGCCTGCGCCAGCGAGTATCGCATCGATGCCGAGCGCGTCGGCACCGCGGGCCGCTCGGTGCGCTGCGCCGCCTGCCGCGAGACGTGGTTCATCTCCTCCGACGAGGTGGTCGCGGCGATGTTCGACGAGATGTCGGACGAGGCCGCCCCGGCGGCGGCGCCCCCGGAACCGCCGAGCGCTCCCGACGCCGGGGCGCCCCCCGAAGAGCCGCCGCGCTCCCGACCGGTCGCCGCGAAGGCTGCCGGGCGGGCCAGGCCGAAGCGCGCCGCCCGGCGGCTCTCGCCGGCGCTGGCCGCCGGTCTCGTCCTCGCCGCCGCCCTGCCGCTCGCGCTTCTCGGACGCGTCGGCGTAGTGCGGGCGATGCCGCAGACGGCGGCGCTGTTCGCCCGCGTCGGCCTGCCGGTGAACCTGCGCGGCATCGATCTCATCGACATCGCCGCTTTCCAGATCCCGGCGGAAGGAAGCTATCCCGCCCGTCTGGTGGTGGAGGGGGACATCGTCGGCGTCGCCCGCGAGCGCGTGGCCGTGCCGCCGATCGAGGTCGAGGTGCGCGACGCCGGGGGACAGCCGCTCTACCGCTGGAACGTCCCCGGCCCGCGCGCCGCCCTGGAACCGGGCGAGCGGGCGCGTTTCAAGGCGAGCCTCTCGGCGCCGCCCGAGACGGGGCGGCAGGTCGAGGTACGATTCTCCGCCGACGGTGCCGCCGGCGGGGCGCCGGGGAACGAGTCGCGCTAGGATTTCGATGTGCGGGCTTGAACCCTTCAACCTCCGATGCTTCGCCACGATACAGCGCCTCGCAATCCCGGCCGCCGTAGAAACAGCCGAAGGCTCGAACGGCACGATGCGCAGGCCAGGTTCCAGATCGTCGCGGGGACGGCCGCCATGGGGTGCGCCGCCGATCCGTGCGCAGTGTTTCCTGATGTGTCGAACGAAGCCTTTACCTTTGGCGACTGAAAGCCTGTTTGACAGCAGTGATCCCCTCTCGCCCCTCATCCTGAGGTGCCGCGTGAGCGGCCTCGAAGGGTGCTCCAGGAATCGCGCGGAACCTGGAGACCCCTTCGAGGCCTCCGCTGCGCTCCGGCACCTCAGGATGAGGGTTCAGGATGGGAGCAGGGCTTTCCTCTCGCCTTGCCGTTGCCTGACGAAGATACGTCGGCCGGTCAGACAGACTCTCGGACGGCCGAGAACCTGTAGGTCGTGCTCGCCGCGAAAACGTCGCCCGGCCGCAGCACGGTGCTCGGAAAACCCGGATGGTTCGGTGCGTCCGGAAACCCTTGCGTCTCGAAGCAGACGCCGTCGCCGGAGCGGTAGGCACGCCCCGAGGGACCGACCAGCGTGCCGTCGAGATTGTTGCCGCTGTAGAGCTGGAGCGCCGGCTGGGTGGTGGCGATGTCGAGCCGGCGTCCGCTCGCCGGGCAGTGGCAGGACGCCGCCGGCCGCAGGGAGCCGGTGGCGCCGCGCAGCACGAAGTTGTGGTCGTAGCCCTTGGCGATGACGATCTGCGGGTGACCCTGGCGGATGCGCGCGCCGAGGGCGACGGGTTCGCGGAAGTCGAGGGGCGTGCCGGCGACCGGGGCGATCGCCCCGGTCGGAACCTGCGTCGCGTCGGTCGGCGTGTAGGTGTCGGCGAAAACGTGCACCACGTGATCCATCACGCTCCCCATACCCTCGCCGGCGAGGTTGAAGTAGCTGTGGTTGGTCAGGTTCAGCACCGTCGGGCGGTCGGTCTCGGCGCGGTAATCGATGCGCAGCGTGCCGGGCTCGGGCAGGCTGTAGGTCACCGCGACGTCGAGATTGCCCGGGAAGCCCTCCTCGCCGTCGGGGCTGCGCCGCCGCAGGACCAGACCGGTCCCGTCGGCGTCGGTGACGGTCCAGAGGTGCCGGGCGAAGCCCTGCGGGCCGCCATGCATGGTGTTGGGCGGCTCGTTGATCGGGAGTCGGTAGCTCCGCCCGTCGAGCTCGAAGCGGCCCCTCGCGATGCGGTTGGCGTAACGCCCGGCGATCGCCCCGAAATGCGGGCTCACCGTCTCGTAGCCCTCGACCGTATCGAGCGCGAGGACGACGTTGGCGAATCGTCCCTCCCGGTCCGGCACCTCGATGGCGGTGACGACGGCGCCGTAATCGATCACCCGGACGCGGATGCCGTCGCGGGCGAGGGCGTGGCGGGTCACCGTCTCGCCCGCCCGCGTCGATCCGAAGGTTTCCGCATTCATTCGCCGCTCTCCTCGCGCCCGGAGCGTCTACGCACGAGATCGGGTTGGGTGGCATCCAGGCGCCGGAATCCGTGCCGCTACTCCGAGGCCGCGACGGGCCGGGTCGATTCCGAATCGTCCGACAATTGCAGCCGGTGCAGCCGCGCGTAGGTGCCGCCGGCCGCCGCCAGTTCCTCGTGGCGGCCGAGCTCGATCACCCGGCCGGCCTCCATCACGGCGATGCGGTCGGCCTCGCGCACGGTGGAGAGGCGGTGGGCGATCACCAGCGTCG from Methylorubrum populi includes these protein-coding regions:
- the ftsE gene encoding cell division ATP-binding protein FtsE, whose amino-acid sequence is MKTGSLLSGAEEPVVRFESVGMRYGLGPEVLSDVSFEIAPRSFQFLTGPSGAGKTTLLRLILLSVHPTRGLVSVFGQEVSGISNDALTGLRRRMGVVFQDFRLLDHLTTYENVALPLRVQERAETSYRAEVVELLRWVGLGERMHVLPPLLSGGEKQRAAIARALIARPELLLADEPTGNVDPSLARRLLRLFMELNRLGTSVVIATHDFSLMDLVEARRMVLSEGRLRVEGR
- a CDS encoding YdcF family protein yields the protein MVPPRRRAWALRAFLGFALAGLVLLAGGFLAFVTVVERAERPSLDGADGIVAMTGGSQRIGDAIDLLAGGHGRRLLISGVNERTTREEIVRLNPAQEHWISCCVDLDYRARNTIGNAIETRRWMRRHRFEIIAVVTSNYHMPRTLVELRHALNEDETVIPYPVVADGLDLGRWWADPSVARLLGAEYLKFLVAWARTRFESDPEQSRFAVLIGRRAPVKVVAERLLRETN
- a CDS encoding glutamate-5-semialdehyde dehydrogenase, which encodes MPVLNLKSDVADADDLATLMAGIGRRARAAGRAMALAPAQAKDLALRAIAEQIRASTPAILRENARDVSAARAAGQTKAILDRLTLDEGRVAAIAEAVEKVSALPDPIGRQLAAFERPNGLLIERISVPLGVVGVIFESRPNVTADAGALCLKAGNAAILRAGSDSHRTATAIAAAMSEGLARTGLPADAIQLVPTRDRAAVGLMLTGLGGCVDVIVPRGGRSLVERVQAEARVPVFAHLDGICHVYVAEGADLGMARTVLLNSKMRRTGICGAAETLLVDAAVAKTHLKPLVEALLESGCAVRGDAATQGVDPRVTPATEADWRTEYLDAVISAKVVEGLDAAIAHIEANGSHHTDAIVTDDTEAATRFLNEVDSAIVTHNASTQFADGGEFGFGAEIGIATGRMHARGPVGVEQLTTFKYRVHGSGQTRP
- a CDS encoding zinc-ribbon domain-containing protein, whose product is MLIVCPACASEYRIDAERVGTAGRSVRCAACRETWFISSDEVVAAMFDEMSDEAAPAAAPPEPPSAPDAGAPPEEPPRSRPVAAKAAGRARPKRAARRLSPALAAGLVLAAALPLALLGRVGVVRAMPQTAALFARVGLPVNLRGIDLIDIAAFQIPAEGSYPARLVVEGDIVGVARERVAVPPIEVEVRDAGGQPLYRWNVPGPRAALEPGERARFKASLSAPPETGRQVEVRFSADGAAGGAPGNESR
- a CDS encoding ABC transporter permease produces the protein MSEVRSPAEAVSSARPAKAQAHVQAHAQPASEPPLPANLRRNAPLVPTDSAASRALAAVIAILTFLAALCAGAAEIAVSSAAQWQGSVAQEVTVQIRPGAGRDIEADVKRAEALARAAPGIVGARVFTKAESERLLEPWLGSGLDLSDLPVPRLIALTLASGRNPDLGALRTALTDALPGVASLDDHALWLQRLSTMANTFAGIGIGVVLLVLFATGLAVIFATRGAMAGNREVVEVLHFVGADDDYIAKAFQSRFFRLGLRGGAIGAGAALLTCALAGLVTRMWRSGPAGEEIEALFGTFQIGWQGYALIVLIGVIASVVTASVSRFTVRRFLR
- the proB gene encoding glutamate 5-kinase; this translates as MTVVLSPALEDFRRVVLKVGSALLVDRARGRLRHAWLAALAEDIADLHGRGVDVVVVSSGAIALGRTVLGLPPGTLRLEESQASAAVGQIALARHWTEALGHHDIVAGQVLVTPKDTEERRRYLNARATVQKLLEVRAVPVVNENDTVATAEIRYGDNDRLAARVATMIGADVLVLFSDIDGLYTAPPHTDPQARHLPVIERVTPEIEAMAGGPASELSRGGMRTKVEAAKIAASGGTHMVVADGRGKNPLRTVREGGRCTWFLSGSTPTAARKTWIAGSLETSGTLVVDAGAARALEGGASLLPVGVTAIEGSFAKGDAVLIRGPEGRILGRGLVAYDSADAAAIIGRSSREIAAASAQAGRTEMIHRDDLAMIGV
- a CDS encoding galactose mutarotase; the protein is MNAETFGSTRAGETVTRHALARDGIRVRVIDYGAVVTAIEVPDREGRFANVVLALDTVEGYETVSPHFGAIAGRYANRIARGRFELDGRSYRLPINEPPNTMHGGPQGFARHLWTVTDADGTGLVLRRRSPDGEEGFPGNLDVAVTYSLPEPGTLRIDYRAETDRPTVLNLTNHSYFNLAGEGMGSVMDHVVHVFADTYTPTDATQVPTGAIAPVAGTPLDFREPVALGARIRQGHPQIVIAKGYDHNFVLRGATGSLRPAASCHCPASGRRLDIATTQPALQLYSGNNLDGTLVGPSGRAYRSGDGVCFETQGFPDAPNHPGFPSTVLRPGDVFAASTTYRFSAVRESV
- a CDS encoding response regulator translates to MPNRLLIVEDDYFWADELSRGLASAGAIVLGPAASVAAALEILDREPCVDAAILDIKLRGTRAYAVADRLLERAVPFLILSGYDSSDLPTAYARTPWLEKPVSLTVTLKALDALLPSDRRMPEPPGSRLHGRRRPSVINSSP